Proteins encoded in a region of the Schaalia hyovaginalis genome:
- a CDS encoding ParA family protein, whose translation MDSTPLLSQMEQNMRDRRLLEDAVFGRPSRTRVIAVANQKGGVGKTTSTVNLAAALAVGGLKVLVIDADAQGNASSALGIEHSAGTPSTYDVLIGGQQLSQVLAPCPDVEGLLVCPATIDLSGAEIELVDLPRREFRLAEAVKEFLALVRDIDVVLIDCPPSLGLVTLNVMVAADEVLIPIQTEYYALEGLSQLWSTIDRIRRDLNPRLHVSTMLLTMSDRRTRLSEEVEAEVRAHFADLTLETVIPRSVRVSEAPSYGQSVITYDPRNSGTLAYRKAALELSLRLARS comes from the coding sequence ATGGATTCGACTCCGCTGCTGTCCCAGATGGAGCAGAACATGCGCGATCGGCGCCTTCTCGAGGACGCCGTGTTCGGACGCCCGTCGCGCACCCGGGTGATCGCCGTTGCGAATCAGAAGGGCGGAGTGGGAAAGACCACCTCGACGGTCAACCTTGCCGCCGCTTTGGCCGTGGGCGGTCTCAAGGTTCTGGTCATCGATGCGGATGCCCAGGGGAACGCCTCTTCAGCACTGGGTATTGAGCATTCGGCCGGAACGCCCTCGACCTATGACGTCCTCATTGGCGGCCAGCAGCTGTCGCAGGTCCTCGCGCCCTGCCCGGATGTCGAGGGACTCCTCGTGTGCCCTGCGACCATCGATCTTTCGGGAGCCGAGATCGAATTGGTCGATCTTCCGCGGCGCGAGTTCCGGCTCGCCGAAGCGGTGAAGGAGTTCCTCGCGCTCGTCCGCGATATCGATGTCGTCCTCATTGATTGCCCGCCGTCACTCGGGCTCGTCACCTTGAATGTGATGGTCGCCGCGGACGAGGTCCTCATCCCGATCCAGACGGAGTACTACGCGCTCGAGGGCCTCAGCCAGCTGTGGTCGACGATCGATCGCATCCGACGCGATCTCAATCCCCGCCTTCACGTCTCGACCATGCTGCTCACGATGTCTGATCGCAGGACGCGCTTGAGTGAAGAGGTGGAGGCCGAGGTGCGCGCGCATTTCGCGGATCTCACCCTGGAGACCGTGATCCCCCGTTCGGTGCGCGTGTCGGAGGCGCCCTCATACGGGCAGTCGGTCATCACTTATGATCCCCGGAACAGCGGAACCCTCGCCTATCGGAAGGCCGCGCTGGAACTCAGTCTTCGCCTCGCACGTTCCTGA
- the rsmG gene encoding 16S rRNA (guanine(527)-N(7))-methyltransferase RsmG: MGPAADAAAAEAKGRRVGDPFAPEQPTDEVREFFGSSFADVEHFVRMLEEEGEIRGLVGPREMERLWSRHAVNSAAVLPFLPRSGQVLDIGSGAGLPGIIIAICRPDLDVHLAEPMARRCEWLSDVIDEIGLDNVTLHQARAEELRGKGRADVVTARAVANMSKLIRMTTKLIAPGGSLVALKGRRAPLEVEEAARELKSHHLAAKIHEVPSIMEEESTFVVVCKRTK; encoded by the coding sequence ATGGGACCGGCCGCGGATGCCGCGGCTGCGGAGGCGAAGGGGCGCCGCGTTGGCGATCCCTTCGCTCCCGAGCAGCCGACGGATGAGGTGCGCGAGTTCTTCGGATCCTCCTTCGCCGATGTCGAGCATTTCGTCCGCATGCTCGAGGAGGAGGGTGAGATCCGAGGACTCGTGGGGCCCCGCGAAATGGAGCGCCTCTGGTCGCGTCATGCCGTGAACTCCGCAGCCGTCCTTCCCTTCCTGCCGAGGTCGGGGCAGGTCCTCGACATCGGTTCGGGCGCGGGCCTGCCCGGGATCATCATTGCGATCTGCCGTCCGGATCTGGACGTCCACCTCGCGGAGCCGATGGCGCGGCGCTGCGAGTGGCTTTCCGACGTGATCGACGAGATCGGTCTGGACAACGTCACCCTGCACCAGGCGCGCGCCGAGGAGCTGCGGGGCAAGGGTCGGGCCGACGTGGTGACGGCCCGGGCGGTGGCGAACATGTCGAAGCTGATCCGCATGACGACGAAGCTCATCGCGCCGGGGGGTTCGCTGGTCGCGCTCAAGGGACGCCGCGCGCCCCTCGAAGTGGAAGAGGCCGCACGCGAGCTCAAGAGCCATCACCTCGCTGCGAAGATCCATGAGGTTCCCTCGATCATGGAGGAGGAGTCCACCTTCGTCGTCGTGTGCAAGCGGACGAAGTAG
- a CDS encoding protein jag, whose amino-acid sequence MTDNQKDKLTRLEEEGELAADYLEELLDIADLDGDIEIDVENGRASVEIVSEDPSALERLVGEDGDVLDALQELTRLAVQTETGERSRLMLDIAGFRAERKSELQEITMEAIARLRATGESQRLDPMNPFERKVCHDVVAREGFVSESEGVEPHRRVVILASEEPGEEEAEEA is encoded by the coding sequence ATGACCGACAATCAGAAGGACAAGCTGACGCGCCTCGAAGAAGAAGGCGAGCTCGCTGCCGACTACCTCGAGGAGCTCCTCGACATCGCCGACCTCGACGGTGACATCGAGATCGACGTCGAGAACGGAAGGGCCAGCGTCGAGATCGTTTCAGAGGACCCGTCCGCCCTCGAGCGCCTCGTCGGAGAGGACGGGGATGTCCTCGATGCCCTTCAGGAGCTCACGCGCCTCGCCGTCCAGACCGAGACCGGCGAGCGTTCGCGCCTCATGCTCGACATCGCCGGCTTCAGGGCGGAACGCAAGTCCGAGCTCCAGGAGATCACGATGGAGGCGATCGCCCGTTTGCGCGCGACCGGCGAGTCCCAGCGCCTCGATCCGATGAATCCCTTCGAGCGCAAGGTCTGCCATGACGTCGTGGCCCGCGAGGGCTTCGTCTCCGAATCCGAAGGCGTCGAACCCCATCGTCGCGTGGTGATCCTCGCTTCCGAAGAACCCGGTGAAGAGGAAGCCGAAGAGGCGTGA
- the yidC gene encoding membrane protein insertase YidC yields the protein MFDKILHPFAVAVAWVWVKIHDFLVLLGFESGSGVAWVISIVLLTLIVRIAIVPLFLKQIKSSRAMQAVQPEMQRIQAKYKGKKDQVSRQKQAEETQALYRKYKVSPFASCLPVLVQMPILFAMYRAIYAIKDLAAGTYKYADIETDHLGPIDQEVASSIDASTVFGVRLSHTITSGDGTAAVIVFVLFIVIMMALMFYSMRMSMVKNMPPAVDPNNPLVQSQKTMLYMMPLMYLFSGAFFQMGVLVYMITGSVWAIGQSYWTIKVMPTPGAPAYKELVAKRYAKYTEWAKPFFADYDLARAGLPSSAEDPGVVALNEKTFEEAAKRAKGQKVATDFPESMTAGDKVSVLRNLALQEWTTLPDEMWMRGVKEATAKAEERRTQQARREQHKKMSREERLAEAERQRAREARKQAAAQSPVQSAEELERRRQERRRARREQRKNKGE from the coding sequence ATGTTCGACAAGATCCTTCACCCCTTCGCCGTGGCTGTGGCGTGGGTCTGGGTGAAGATCCACGACTTCCTCGTCCTGCTCGGATTCGAGTCCGGTTCAGGCGTCGCCTGGGTGATCTCGATCGTCCTCCTTACGCTCATCGTGCGCATCGCGATCGTGCCCCTCTTCCTCAAGCAGATCAAGAGCTCGCGGGCGATGCAGGCCGTCCAGCCCGAGATGCAGCGCATTCAGGCCAAGTACAAGGGCAAGAAGGATCAGGTCTCCCGCCAGAAGCAGGCCGAGGAGACCCAGGCCCTGTACAGGAAGTACAAGGTGAGCCCCTTCGCCTCCTGCCTGCCCGTCCTCGTCCAGATGCCGATCCTCTTCGCGATGTACCGTGCGATCTACGCGATCAAGGACCTCGCCGCGGGCACCTACAAGTACGCCGACATCGAGACCGATCACCTCGGTCCGATCGACCAGGAGGTCGCGAGCTCGATCGACGCCTCCACCGTTTTCGGAGTGCGCCTCTCGCACACGATCACCTCCGGGGACGGGACCGCGGCGGTCATCGTCTTCGTCCTCTTCATCGTCATCATGATGGCGCTCATGTTCTACTCCATGCGGATGTCGATGGTGAAGAACATGCCCCCGGCCGTCGACCCGAACAACCCGCTCGTCCAGTCGCAGAAGACCATGCTCTACATGATGCCGCTCATGTACCTCTTCTCCGGGGCCTTCTTCCAGATGGGCGTCCTCGTTTACATGATCACCGGTTCCGTCTGGGCGATCGGCCAGTCCTACTGGACCATCAAGGTCATGCCGACGCCCGGCGCCCCTGCGTACAAGGAGCTCGTCGCCAAGCGTTACGCGAAGTACACCGAATGGGCCAAGCCCTTCTTCGCCGACTACGATCTCGCCCGCGCGGGCCTGCCCTCCTCGGCGGAGGACCCGGGCGTCGTCGCCCTCAACGAGAAGACCTTCGAAGAGGCGGCCAAGCGGGCCAAGGGCCAGAAGGTCGCGACCGACTTCCCCGAGTCGATGACGGCCGGGGACAAGGTCTCGGTGCTGCGCAACCTCGCCCTGCAGGAGTGGACCACTCTTCCCGACGAGATGTGGATGCGCGGCGTCAAGGAGGCCACCGCCAAGGCCGAGGAGCGCCGCACCCAGCAGGCCAGGCGCGAGCAGCACAAGAAGATGTCCCGCGAAGAGCGACTCGCCGAGGCCGAGCGCCAGCGAGCACGCGAAGCCCGCAAGCAGGCGGCCGCGCAGAGCCCCGTTCAGAGCGCCGAAGAGCTCGAGCGCCGTCGCCAGGAGCGCCGGCGCGCCCGCAGGGAGCAGCGCAAGAACAAGGGCGAGTGA
- the yidD gene encoding membrane protein insertion efficiency factor YidD → MNAPARIIEVIRRPIRWVLILPIRLYRRFISPMIAPRCRYAPSCSTYAMEAIEVHGPIKGIILGTWRLLRCNPWSLGGVDRVPPKGRWKPEPWTPPEDWAGNATDIVRPTPMGLEPLLGENAGAALVPENPPAKAGRSQGARRARTA, encoded by the coding sequence ATGAACGCCCCGGCGCGAATCATCGAGGTCATTCGCAGGCCGATCCGGTGGGTGCTCATCCTCCCGATCCGCCTCTACCGTCGATTCATCTCACCGATGATCGCCCCGCGATGCCGCTATGCGCCGAGCTGCTCGACCTACGCGATGGAAGCCATCGAGGTTCACGGGCCGATCAAGGGCATCATCCTCGGGACGTGGCGACTCCTCAGGTGCAACCCCTGGAGCCTGGGCGGCGTCGACCGCGTGCCGCCCAAAGGCCGATGGAAGCCGGAGCCGTGGACGCCCCCCGAGGACTGGGCGGGCAATGCGACCGACATCGTCAGACCCACCCCGATGGGGCTCGAACCCCTCCTGGGCGAGAACGCGGGTGCCGCCCTCGTCCCCGAAAACCCTCCGGCGAAGGCCGGACGATCACAGGGCGCGCGCCGCGCCCGAACTGCTTGA
- the rnpA gene encoding ribonuclease P protein component translates to MLPRAHRMVDPEDFRRTFRQGARAGDQILIVHARTDEERNDRLVGFVVPKREIKRATGRNRVKRQLRHLMRDRLDSIPEGGRIVVRASGRAFGRSASELGAHLDSALARAWKRWESK, encoded by the coding sequence GTGCTGCCTCGCGCACACCGGATGGTCGATCCCGAGGATTTCCGACGGACGTTCCGGCAAGGAGCGCGAGCCGGGGATCAGATCCTGATCGTCCACGCACGAACCGACGAGGAGCGCAATGACCGCCTCGTCGGTTTCGTCGTGCCTAAGCGGGAGATCAAAAGGGCGACGGGACGCAACCGGGTCAAAAGGCAGCTCCGACACCTCATGCGCGATCGCCTCGATTCCATTCCCGAGGGCGGCCGCATCGTCGTCAGGGCCAGCGGAAGAGCATTCGGCCGCAGCGCCTCGGAACTGGGCGCCCACCTGGATTCGGCGCTCGCCCGGGCCTGGAAGCGCTGGGAATCGAAATGA
- the rpmH gene encoding 50S ribosomal protein L34, producing MTTKRTYQPNNRRRSKTHGFRLRMSTRAGRAILAARRRKGRAKLSA from the coding sequence GTGACCACCAAGCGGACCTACCAGCCGAACAACCGTCGTCGCTCGAAGACGCACGGCTTCCGTCTTCGCATGAGCACCCGCGCCGGCCGCGCCATTCTGGCCGCCCGCCGCCGCAAGGGCCGCGCCAAGCTGTCCGCCTGA
- the dnaA gene encoding chromosomal replication initiator protein DnaA, producing the protein METTSLDAAWQRALDTISTDHLGPAASTYLRSAKPLGDIEGTILLAVPSDFTKTWIESKASSEVAGALSATLGREIRIAITVDPALAASLDEDEDDSEHSSAHPGERSGQRDHADQDERPTQAPQRTPAHSEQHRTASPAPAFDGAQTRLNPKYTFDTFVIGPSNRFAHAAALAASESPGTTFNPLFIYGDSGLGKTHLLHAIGHYAISLYPKLKVRYVNSEEFTNEFINAIRLNKTDNSQVEAFHRRYRELDILLIDDIQFIGDKEQTMEGFFHTFNALYEADKQIVVTSDVHPNYLNGFEERLTSRFGSGLLVDVQPPDLETRIAILQKKAATDALEIQPEVFEFIASRISSNIRELEGALVRVVAYANLTKERVDLSLAEMMLKDYVSDPDDNEITISLIMGQCAAYFGVTIDQLCSTDRSRNVVEARQIAMYLCRELTDLSLPKIGQAFGRDHTTVIHANKKILAQMKEKRETFNHVSELTNRIKKAARGS; encoded by the coding sequence GTGGAGACGACATCACTGGACGCTGCCTGGCAGCGGGCTCTCGACACCATTTCCACAGATCACCTCGGACCCGCGGCCTCGACCTATCTGCGCTCCGCCAAGCCCCTCGGCGACATCGAGGGCACCATCTTGCTCGCAGTCCCCTCCGATTTCACGAAGACGTGGATCGAATCCAAGGCGAGCAGCGAGGTCGCGGGGGCTCTTTCAGCGACACTCGGACGCGAGATCCGCATCGCCATCACCGTCGACCCCGCGCTCGCCGCGAGCCTCGACGAGGATGAGGACGACTCCGAGCACTCGAGCGCGCACCCCGGGGAGCGCAGCGGACAGCGGGACCACGCCGACCAGGACGAGCGCCCGACGCAGGCACCCCAGCGCACCCCGGCCCACTCCGAACAGCATCGGACGGCCTCCCCCGCCCCCGCATTCGACGGAGCGCAGACCCGGCTCAACCCGAAGTACACCTTCGACACCTTCGTCATCGGCCCGTCGAACCGCTTCGCGCACGCGGCCGCCCTCGCCGCCTCGGAATCCCCGGGCACCACCTTCAATCCGCTGTTCATCTACGGCGACTCCGGCCTGGGCAAGACGCACCTCCTCCACGCGATCGGCCACTACGCGATCTCGCTCTACCCCAAGCTCAAGGTGCGCTACGTGAACTCCGAGGAGTTCACGAACGAATTCATCAACGCGATCCGCCTCAACAAGACCGACAACTCGCAGGTCGAGGCCTTCCACAGGCGATACCGCGAACTCGACATCCTCCTCATCGACGACATCCAGTTCATCGGCGATAAGGAGCAGACCATGGAGGGCTTCTTCCACACCTTCAACGCGCTCTACGAGGCCGATAAGCAGATCGTCGTGACCTCGGACGTCCACCCGAACTACCTCAACGGCTTCGAAGAGCGCCTGACCTCGCGCTTCGGTTCCGGACTCCTCGTCGACGTCCAGCCGCCGGACCTCGAGACCCGCATCGCGATCCTTCAGAAGAAGGCCGCCACGGATGCCCTCGAGATCCAGCCGGAGGTCTTCGAGTTCATCGCTTCGAGGATCTCCTCGAACATCCGGGAGCTCGAGGGCGCCCTCGTCCGCGTCGTCGCCTACGCGAACCTGACCAAGGAGAGGGTCGACCTCTCCCTCGCGGAGATGATGCTCAAGGACTACGTCTCCGATCCCGATGACAACGAGATCACGATCTCGCTCATCATGGGCCAGTGCGCGGCCTACTTCGGGGTGACGATCGACCAGCTCTGCTCGACCGACCGTTCGCGCAACGTCGTCGAGGCCCGCCAGATCGCGATGTACCTGTGCAGGGAGCTCACCGACCTGTCCCTGCCGAAGATCGGGCAGGCCTTCGGCCGCGACCACACGACCGTCATCCACGCGAACAAGAAGATCCTCGCCCAGATGAAGGAGAAGCGGGAGACCTTCAACCACGTTTCGGAGCTCACGAACCGGATCAAGAAGGCCGCGCGGGGCTCGTAA
- the dnaN gene encoding DNA polymerase III subunit beta — MKFTVARDVLAEAVSWTARALPVRPASPILAGVRIHAAAEELHLSSFDYEVSANSTIPATVEEPGDVLVSGRLLADISKSLPSKPVTFELDGQKVNLTCGSSRFMLAVMPIDEYPLLPAQPETAGAIDSQVLGQAVTQVSIAASKDDTLPLLTGVRIEIDGGRMTLLATDRYRLAMRELEWEPADPSIEQIALVKARILQDVAKSMTSGAKVELGVSTENQPGASSLIGFTAAGRRTTSTLMDGDYPPVRRLFPDSTPIQAVCDRHALLEAVKRMALVAERKTSVRLSFTEGRLVLEAGQGENAQALEAIDATLFGEEIATAFNPQFLLDGLAVMDTDYVRFGFTHPNKPAVMTGQTKADEGEISTFRYLLMPIRFGV; from the coding sequence ATGAAGTTCACCGTCGCCCGCGATGTCCTCGCCGAGGCAGTGTCCTGGACCGCCAGGGCCCTTCCCGTGCGTCCGGCCAGCCCGATCCTCGCCGGCGTGCGCATACACGCCGCCGCTGAAGAGCTCCACCTCTCCTCCTTCGACTACGAGGTCTCGGCGAACTCCACGATCCCCGCGACCGTCGAGGAACCCGGTGACGTCCTCGTCTCCGGCAGGCTCCTCGCGGACATCTCCAAGTCCTTGCCGTCCAAGCCGGTGACCTTCGAACTCGACGGCCAGAAGGTCAACCTCACCTGCGGCTCCTCGCGCTTCATGCTCGCCGTCATGCCGATCGACGAATACCCCTTGCTGCCCGCGCAGCCCGAGACCGCCGGCGCCATCGATTCGCAGGTCCTCGGTCAGGCCGTCACGCAGGTGTCGATCGCCGCGTCGAAGGATGACACCCTTCCGCTGCTCACGGGCGTGAGGATCGAGATCGACGGCGGACGCATGACCCTGCTCGCGACCGACCGCTACCGCCTCGCGATGCGCGAACTCGAATGGGAGCCCGCCGATCCTTCGATCGAGCAGATCGCCCTGGTCAAGGCGCGCATCCTCCAGGACGTCGCGAAGTCGATGACCTCGGGCGCGAAGGTCGAACTCGGCGTCTCCACGGAGAACCAGCCCGGCGCGTCCTCGCTCATCGGCTTCACCGCCGCGGGCCGCCGCACGACCTCGACCCTCATGGACGGCGACTACCCGCCCGTGCGCAGGCTCTTCCCCGACTCCACGCCGATTCAGGCGGTGTGCGATCGTCACGCCCTGCTCGAGGCCGTCAAGCGCATGGCCCTCGTCGCCGAGCGCAAGACCTCCGTCCGACTGTCCTTCACCGAAGGGCGCCTCGTCCTCGAAGCCGGTCAGGGCGAGAACGCGCAGGCCCTCGAAGCGATCGACGCGACCCTGTTCGGCGAGGAGATCGCCACGGCCTTCAACCCGCAGTTCCTCCTCGACGGCCTGGCCGTCATGGACACGGACTACGTCCGCTTCGGCTTCACGCACCCGAACAAGCCGGCCGTCATGACCGGGCAGACGAAGGCCGATGAGGGCGAGATCTCGACCTTCCGCTACCTCCTCATGCCGATTCGCTTCGGCGTCTGA
- the recF gene encoding DNA replication/repair protein RecF (All proteins in this family for which functions are known are DNA-binding proteins that assist the filamentation of RecA onto DNA for the initiation of recombination or recombinational repair.), with translation MRVSHLALDDFRSWHHLVLELPEGPTVLLGANGQGKTNLVEAIAYLSTFSSHRVGADSALVRIPIDEGEEAPRGAFVRVKTVGAEGREKVLELEIVRGKANRARINRANAKPKDLLGLVRTVVFAPEDLQLVRGEPGARRALLDDLAIQMRPLFAQTRSEFDRVARQRAALMKQAQAAIRRGREPELSTIEIWDERFARLSAEVTAARHRATRMLAGPAARAYEDIADSPRALSLAFDASVDRVIGTSRDDPGSGDLEDVEAQTRRLLAALAGMREQETIRGVNLVGAHRDDLGLVLGHMPVKGFASHGESWSVALALRLGSFDLLREEGETPILILDDVFAELDAKRRTGLAARVDAADQVLITAAVEADIPAELVAHVIPVAWTPEGGSVAS, from the coding sequence ATGCGGGTCTCGCACCTCGCGCTCGACGACTTCCGTTCCTGGCATCACCTGGTCCTCGAGCTGCCCGAGGGGCCGACCGTGCTCCTCGGCGCGAACGGCCAGGGGAAGACGAATCTCGTCGAGGCGATCGCGTACCTGTCGACCTTCTCCTCCCATCGCGTGGGCGCCGACTCGGCGCTCGTCCGCATCCCCATCGACGAGGGCGAAGAGGCGCCCAGGGGCGCCTTCGTCAGAGTGAAGACCGTCGGAGCCGAAGGCCGTGAGAAGGTCCTCGAGCTCGAGATCGTCCGCGGGAAGGCGAACCGCGCGAGGATCAATCGCGCGAACGCCAAGCCCAAGGATCTGCTCGGACTCGTCCGGACCGTCGTCTTCGCACCCGAGGACCTCCAGCTCGTTCGGGGCGAGCCGGGCGCGCGCAGGGCCCTGCTCGACGACCTCGCGATCCAGATGCGCCCCCTCTTCGCCCAGACGCGCAGCGAGTTCGATCGCGTGGCGCGCCAGCGGGCGGCCCTCATGAAGCAGGCGCAGGCGGCGATCCGCAGGGGCCGTGAACCCGAGCTGTCGACGATCGAGATCTGGGATGAGAGGTTCGCGCGACTGTCGGCGGAGGTCACGGCCGCCCGCCACCGGGCGACGAGGATGCTCGCCGGACCGGCCGCGCGCGCCTACGAGGACATCGCCGATTCGCCGCGCGCCCTGTCCCTGGCCTTCGACGCCTCGGTCGACCGGGTGATCGGCACGAGCCGGGACGATCCGGGAAGCGGCGACCTGGAGGACGTCGAGGCGCAGACCCGCAGGCTGCTCGCCGCGCTGGCCGGGATGCGCGAGCAGGAGACGATCCGGGGCGTGAACCTCGTGGGGGCGCATCGCGACGACCTCGGTCTGGTCCTCGGGCACATGCCGGTCAAGGGCTTCGCGAGCCACGGCGAATCCTGGTCGGTGGCGCTGGCCCTGCGGCTCGGATCCTTCGATCTTCTGCGCGAGGAGGGGGAGACGCCGATCCTCATCCTCGATGACGTCTTCGCCGAGCTCGACGCGAAGCGGCGCACGGGACTGGCCGCGCGCGTCGATGCGGCCGATCAGGTCCTCATCACCGCCGCGGTCGAGGCGGACATCCCCGCCGAGCTGGTCGCGCACGTCATCCCCGTCGCCTGGACCCCCGAGGGCGGATCGGTCGCCTCATGA
- a CDS encoding DUF721 domain-containing protein, whose translation MSAIASSWSQPPSAGEGAGRGADRAATTEEYLARALARAQRVARAKGYVRTTAPTWGLEESRPSLGDLRGASEETALDVEGRSESAGEGAPSPLSGDAQGDLLALERAKIRARSKWAKAPGLAAMRLNYRPAGRIDQVLDAMIAKNHWDTPTKMGSIMAKWPQIVGPDVAEHSTVEAFEDHALIVRCSSTAWAKQLHLLLQTIERRIDEEVGPGVVQQVIIRGPVAPSWRKGPLSVKGRGPRDTYG comes from the coding sequence ATGAGCGCGATCGCCTCCTCGTGGTCGCAACCCCCTTCCGCCGGGGAGGGGGCGGGTCGCGGCGCGGATCGGGCCGCGACCACTGAGGAGTACCTCGCCCGCGCGCTCGCCCGCGCCCAGCGGGTCGCCCGGGCCAAGGGGTACGTCCGCACCACGGCGCCGACCTGGGGGCTGGAGGAATCGAGGCCGAGCCTGGGCGACCTGCGGGGGGCCTCCGAGGAGACGGCCCTTGATGTCGAGGGCCGATCCGAATCGGCGGGGGAGGGGGCGCCGAGTCCGCTGTCGGGCGATGCGCAGGGCGATCTGCTCGCCCTCGAACGCGCGAAGATCCGGGCGCGCTCGAAATGGGCGAAGGCGCCCGGTCTTGCCGCGATGCGCCTCAACTACCGGCCGGCGGGACGCATCGACCAGGTCCTCGACGCGATGATCGCGAAGAACCACTGGGACACGCCCACGAAGATGGGCTCCATCATGGCGAAGTGGCCGCAGATCGTCGGACCCGATGTGGCCGAGCATTCAACGGTCGAGGCCTTCGAGGACCACGCGCTCATCGTCAGGTGCTCTTCGACGGCGTGGGCGAAACAGCTCCACCTGCTGCTTCAGACGATCGAACGGCGCATCGACGAAGAGGTCGGCCCGGGGGTCGTTCAGCAGGTCATCATCCGGGGTCCGGTCGCGCCCTCGTGGCGCAAGGGGCCCCTGTCGGTCAAGGGCCGGGGTCCCCGCGACACCTACGGGTGA